Below is a window of Lodderomyces elongisporus chromosome 3, complete sequence DNA.
AATATCAATAGTACAAGAAAGATGTATTTGTTTCCAAAACATTATGTACTTATGCACATATGTATTGTCTGCCATtacattgaaaaaaaaaataataataagtTATTATTTGAGTGGTATTAaagcttttgtttttttttttctataaaaaaaaagtgtgaTCTAGTATTATGCTACAATGTTCCAAAACTTTTCCCACAAGTTTTTTGGCTCTTCGTCATCAAACACCATTTCGTCGATTTCTCTGACGCCCGAATCTATATCGCACTCATCAAGAGGCACCAAGAAATCTCtcattttgaaattgaacccttggaaaatgaaatggaaaactAGCCATAAAACGAAAAACAAGATGACGGAGATgtatgaaatgaaaaattccCTGGTACTAAACCCGTTGAAAAAGGCCTGGAATCCTTGGATCAAGGTGATTAAAAAGGTCCAGAAACAGGCATAGTATGCAGCCCATGGCATGAAAGTGGCTTTGAATGGTAACGAATCTCTTGAGATGTTTCTCCGCTTCAATACTTTCATGAATCTAATATGAGCCACCGAGATGAAACCCCAACAGATTAAGCCGGCTGTACCAGTTATGTCCAATAACCAGTTGAATGCCTCACTTCCGCTATTAGAGACTGCCAAGTAACCCAATGAGCCAAACATGGCAGTAAAAGCCACGGTTACGTATGGGACACCAAACTTGTTAACACGAAGGAAAAACTTGGGTGCAACGCCAGCCTGTGCGAGACCAAACACGACTCTGGATCCACAATATACATCTGAATTAGCTGCGGAAATGATTGTTGATAAGATCACGGCATTGAAGATGTGTGGCAAGACCTTAGTTCCTGAGTTTTCTATAGCAACAATGAATGGCGAGACACTGGTGTAATTaccattttgcaatttgggGTCATCGTAGGGTACCAAGAGGCCCAAGAATAACATTGTGAGgacaaagaacaacaagattCTCAACAATACCTTTCTTATAGCACGGGGCACTGTTCTTCTTGGGTTTGCAGTCTCACCTGCAGAAATTCCCACCAATTCGGTACCTTGGAATGTGAATGCTGCGTTGATGAAGGAGCTGACAAATGCAAGGAATCTACCAGTGgactttttttcaacaaggaTTCCTGGACCCCATGCATATCCATTTCTCCAGTATCTGAATCCCACTGGACCTGTTTTGCCAGCACCGCACACCATGATGAATGCGTAGAGCAACCATCCAACGATGGCAACAACTTTTATTGATGCGAGCCAAAACTCCATTTCTCCGTAAAATTTGACGGGGACAAAGTTGAAGGCGGTGATGATGACAAAGAAAATGCTGATCCATGCTGCTAATGGTACGGCATCTGTCCAAAATTCAATTACTTGTCCGACAACTGAAAGTTCCAATGCAAAAGTCATGGTCCAACTGAACCAATAAAGCCAACCAACGGTGCTTCCCACTGAAGATGAGACCCATCTTGTGATGAATTGTGCAAATGATCCGGTAACTGGGATGAGGGTGGCCATCTCTCCCAATGATTGGGTGACGCTATAAGTGATTGTTGTCatgaatagaaaagaaatgagtGAAAGTATAGGTCCTGAATCTGCAAGCATTGAGCCTGTTGAGATGAAGAGACCAGTACCAATGGTTCCACCCAATGTGATCATGGACACGTGTCGAGGTTTTAGTTGACGTTTGACTGTTTCTGCTGTGCCTGTGACCTCATCGTTGGATAGTTCTGA
It encodes the following:
- the CAN1_1 gene encoding arginine transporter Can1, whose protein sequence is MSYNEKTVGPISSSTQEVKSPSISQDAEKGVEYTKNDQISELSNDEVTGTAETVKRQLKPRHVSMITLGGTIGTGLFISTGSMLADSGPILSLISFLFMTTITYSVTQSLGEMATLIPVTGSFAQFITRWVSSSVGSTVGWLYWFSWTMTFALELSVVGQVIEFWTDAVPLAAWISIFFVIITAFNFVPVKFYGEMEFWLASIKVVAIVGWLLYAFIMVCGAGKTGPVGFRYWRNGYAWGPGILVEKKSTGRFLAFVSSFINAAFTFQGTELVGISAGETANPRRTVPRAIRKVLLRILLFFVLTMLFLGLLVPYDDPKLQNGNYTSVSPFIVAIENSGTKVLPHIFNAVILSTIISAANSDVYCGSRVVFGLAQAGVAPKFFLRVNKFGVPYVTVAFTAMFGSLGYLAVSNSGSEAFNWLLDITGTAGLICWGFISVAHIRFMKVLKRRNISRDSLPFKATFMPWAAYYACFWTFLITLIQGFQAFFNGFSTREFFISYISVILFFVLWLVFHFIFQGFNFKMRDFLVPLDECDIDSGVREIDEMVFDDEEPKNLWEKFWNIVA